The following proteins come from a genomic window of Pseudomonas sp. MAG733B:
- a CDS encoding XRE family transcriptional regulator, translated as MDKWIELVKAKMSELKVTQEILADRLGMSQGGVGHWLNKRREPGIDNMNRVLKALGMDFLEVVLVIREPQEPQDDGISLTQKYNPYFRYPVSDWRETGEVRDGEQAQYRFELSDYHAQGAAFWLTVTGDAMTAPSGLSIAEGMLILVDPDVEAVPGKLVIAQWRDSSEAVFRKLIEEGGQRYLVPLNPTYPKALYTEGCRIIGVVVQATAKF; from the coding sequence ATGGATAAATGGATTGAATTGGTCAAGGCCAAGATGAGTGAGCTCAAAGTCACTCAAGAGATACTCGCCGACCGCCTCGGGATGTCCCAGGGTGGCGTTGGTCATTGGCTGAATAAGCGTCGCGAGCCCGGCATCGACAACATGAACCGCGTGTTGAAGGCGCTCGGGATGGATTTTCTCGAGGTGGTGTTGGTGATTCGCGAGCCTCAAGAGCCGCAGGACGACGGGATTTCCCTGACGCAAAAGTACAACCCGTACTTCCGCTACCCGGTCAGTGACTGGCGGGAAACCGGGGAAGTCCGCGATGGCGAACAGGCGCAATACCGTTTTGAACTGTCGGACTACCACGCACAAGGCGCAGCATTCTGGCTGACGGTCACGGGCGATGCGATGACCGCACCCAGTGGCCTCAGCATCGCCGAAGGCATGTTGATCCTGGTGGACCCGGACGTGGAAGCAGTGCCTGGCAAACTGGTCATAGCCCAGTGGCGAGACAGCAGCGAGGCGGTTTTTCGCAAGTTGATCGAAGAGGGCGGGCAGCGTTACCTGGTCCCGCTCAATCCGACGTATCCGAAAGCCCTTTACACCGAAGGGTGCCGAATCATCGGCGTGGTGGTTCAGGCAACAGCCAAGTTCTGA
- a CDS encoding DUF3077 domain-containing protein has translation MSQPANDLPDMQIDTSLTSPQGSAAAQRALDYYLKPAVSEEGVAERFFDVNRNISSEEALVHASDLLRCAAATAFESASHLQGSSRDLAFSAVHMIDMAKAMVDRSLERHQIG, from the coding sequence ATGAGCCAACCCGCCAACGACCTGCCTGATATGCAAATCGACACCTCCCTCACCTCACCGCAAGGTTCGGCCGCCGCCCAGCGCGCACTGGACTATTACCTGAAACCGGCTGTTTCAGAGGAAGGGGTCGCGGAACGTTTCTTTGATGTGAACCGAAATATCAGCAGCGAGGAGGCGCTGGTCCATGCGTCAGACCTGCTGCGCTGTGCCGCAGCCACGGCTTTCGAGTCAGCCAGCCATTTGCAGGGTTCAAGTCGGGACTTGGCGTTTTCGGCAGTGCACATGATCGACATGGCCAAAGCCATGGTGGATCGGTCACTGGAGAGACATCAAATCGGTTGA